One Dromiciops gliroides isolate mDroGli1 chromosome 3, mDroGli1.pri, whole genome shotgun sequence DNA segment encodes these proteins:
- the CFLAR gene encoding CASP8 and FADD-like apoptosis regulator isoform X3, giving the protein MNSAYELGFKNGMNKEERPIFGLNGISKSVKTSIQESEKSSPQVASDIYRLQSQPLGICLIIDCIGNDADPLKDTFISLGFEVQYSKHLSTEEIQQTLYQVACLTKHQNYDIFVCILICRGDSENIFGINQPCLGLPLHQIRKFFTGDACPLLLGKPKLFFIQNYVVPEDHKEPNSLLEVDGRVAKVSYNGWESRNFTIHQEADVFWSLCKVNVSVLARSPTSPSFYLHGLSNLLREKRGCSLLTLHTDLNNKIYDRNSRVAPEEQSSIMLEHTLRKKIVLSYR; this is encoded by the exons AATCAGTTAAAACATCCATTCAGGAATCTGAAAAATCTTCACCTCAG GTGGCTAGTGACATATACAGGCTACAGAGTCAACCACTGGGAATCTGTTTAATAATTGATTGTATTGGCAATGATGCAG atCCACTAAAAGACACATTTATTTCCCTGGGGTTTGAAGTTCAGTATTCCAAACACCTGAGCACAGAAGAAATCCAGCAGACTCTTTATCAAGTTGCCTGCCTTACTAAACATCAAAATTATGACATCTTTGTGTGTATTCTGATCTGCCGTGGTGACTCTGAGAACATTTTTGGAATAAACCAGCCTTGCTTGGGATTGCCTCTGCATCAAATAAGGAAGTTTTTCACAGGGGATGCTTGCCCTTTGCTCTTGGGGAAACCAAAGCTCTTTTTTATTCAGAACTATGTGGTACCAGAAGACCACAAGGAGCCAAACAGTCTCTTAGAGGTGGATGGCAGGGTTGCCAAAGTATCTTATAATGGATGGGAATCCAGGAACTTCACTATTCATCAAGAAGCCGACGTCTTTTGGAGTTTGTGCAAGGTGAATGTTTCTGTGCTGGCGAGGTCTCCCACTTCACCATCCTTCTACCTGCATGGGCTGTCAAATCTCCTACGGGAGAAGAG aGGATGCTCGCTCTTGACTCTCCACACTGATCTCAACAACAAAATCTATGACCGGAACAGCAGAGTGGCTCCTGAAGAGCAGTCTTCTATCATGTTAGAGCATACTCTGAGGAAGAAAATTGTTCTTTCCTAtagatga